The following coding sequences are from one Nicotiana tomentosiformis chromosome 3, ASM39032v3, whole genome shotgun sequence window:
- the LOC104112213 gene encoding uncharacterized protein At1g15400 — MAGLQRSTTSFRRQGSSGLVWDDKILTASGELIQLGRFPKEESSTKADREEKEDPIRGAKPKLEVSVSVNKASSETAGSIERSRSNRGFRTGKVSPAIEPPSPKVSACGFCSAFGKNEKSNRRPKSGKRKM; from the coding sequence ATGGCTGGATTACAGAGATCCACGACGTCGTTTCGGAGACAGGGTTCATCAGGACTTGTATGGGACGACAAAATATTGACAGCGTCAGGTGAATTGATTCAGCTGGGCCGTTTTCCTAAAGAAGAAAGTAGTACTAAAGCTGacagagaagaaaaagaagatccAATTAGAGGAGCAAAACCCAAATTGGAGGTGTCGGTGTCTGTGAATAAGGCTTCATCAGAAACAGCTGGATCCATTGAAAGGAGCCGATCTAACCGCGGGTTCCGAACTGGTAAGGTGTCGCCGGCAATAGAGCCGCCGTCTCCTAAAGTATCTGCATGTGGATTCTGTAGCGCCTTTGGAAAGAATGAAAAATCTAACCGACGACCCAAATCCGGTAAGCGAAAGATGTAA